The Zonotrichia leucophrys gambelii isolate GWCS_2022_RI chromosome 20, RI_Zleu_2.0, whole genome shotgun sequence genome contains a region encoding:
- the TCEA2 gene encoding transcription elongation factor A protein 2 isoform X2 — MGGEDEIVRIARRLDKMVAKKNAEGAMDLLKELKSMPMTLDLLQSTRIGMSVNALRKQSTDEEVISLAKSLIKSWKKLLDASEEKNEDKKKSLSLPTSSSRETGNSRDQSSTKRQEPPKTPTTPKITTFPPAPVTCDAVRNKCREMLTAALQADDDYIAIGADCEHIAAQIEECIYQDVKNTDMKYKNRVRSRISNLKDSKNPELKKNVLCGAITPEQIAVMTSEEMASNELKEIRKAMTKEAIREHQMAKTGGTQTDLFTCGKCKKKNCTYTQVQTRSSDEPMTTFVVCNECGNRWKFC; from the exons ATGGGCGGGGAGGACGAGATTGTGCGCATTGCCAGGCGCCTGGACAAGATGGTGGCCAAGAAGAACGCG gaAGGTGCGATGGATTTACTGAAAGAACTGAAAAGTATGCCTATGACTTTGGATTTACTGCAG TCCACCCGCATTGGGATGTCGGTGAACGCGCTGAGGAAGCAGAGCACAGATGAAGAAGTGATATCACTTGCCAAATCCCTCATCAAATCTTGGAAGAAACTTCTAG AtgcttctgaggaaaaaaatgaggacaaaaagaaaagcctgtCTTTGCCAACATCTTCCTCCAGGGAGACTGGTAACTCAAGAGACCAAAG ctCCACCAAAAGGCAGGAGCCTCCAAAGACTCCGaccacccccaaaatcaccaccTTCCCTCCGGCCCCCGTCACGTGCGACGCTGTGCGCAACAAATGCAGGGAGATGCTGacggcagctctgcaggctgatG ACGACTACATCGCCATCGGTGCTGACTGCGAGCACATAGCAGCCCAGATTGAAGAGT GCATCTACCAGGATGTCAAGAACACCGACATGAAATACAAAAACCGCGTGAGGAGCCGCATCTCCAACCTGAAGGACTCCAAAAATCCCGAGCTGAAAAAGAACGTGCTGTGTGGGGCCATCACCCCTGAGCAGATTGCTGTGATGACCTCGGAG gaaatggCCAGTAATGAGCTGAAAGAGATCAGGAAAGCCATGACAAAAGAAGCAATCCGGGAGCATCAGATGGCCAAGACAGGAGGGACACAGACTGACCTCTTCACCTGTGGGAAATGCAAGAAGAAGAACTGCACCTACACCCAG GTGCAGACCCGCAGCTCCGATGAGCCCATGACCACCTTCGTCGTGTGCAATGAGTGTGGGAATCGCTGGAAG TTCTGCTGA
- the TCEA2 gene encoding transcription elongation factor A protein 2 isoform X1 — protein sequence MGGEDEIVRIARRLDKMVAKKNAEGAMDLLKELKSMPMTLDLLQSTRIGMSVNALRKQSTDEEVISLAKSLIKSWKKLLDASEEKNEDKKKSLSLPTSSSRETGNSRDQSSTKRQEPPKTPTTPKITTFPPAPVTCDAVRNKCREMLTAALQADDDYIAIGADCEHIAAQIEECIYQDVKNTDMKYKNRVRSRISNLKDSKNPELKKNVLCGAITPEQIAVMTSEEMASNELKEIRKAMTKEAIREHQMAKTGGTQTDLFTCGKCKKKNCTYTQVQTRSSDEPMTTFVVCNECGNRWKVAHQGCYWH from the exons ATGGGCGGGGAGGACGAGATTGTGCGCATTGCCAGGCGCCTGGACAAGATGGTGGCCAAGAAGAACGCG gaAGGTGCGATGGATTTACTGAAAGAACTGAAAAGTATGCCTATGACTTTGGATTTACTGCAG TCCACCCGCATTGGGATGTCGGTGAACGCGCTGAGGAAGCAGAGCACAGATGAAGAAGTGATATCACTTGCCAAATCCCTCATCAAATCTTGGAAGAAACTTCTAG AtgcttctgaggaaaaaaatgaggacaaaaagaaaagcctgtCTTTGCCAACATCTTCCTCCAGGGAGACTGGTAACTCAAGAGACCAAAG ctCCACCAAAAGGCAGGAGCCTCCAAAGACTCCGaccacccccaaaatcaccaccTTCCCTCCGGCCCCCGTCACGTGCGACGCTGTGCGCAACAAATGCAGGGAGATGCTGacggcagctctgcaggctgatG ACGACTACATCGCCATCGGTGCTGACTGCGAGCACATAGCAGCCCAGATTGAAGAGT GCATCTACCAGGATGTCAAGAACACCGACATGAAATACAAAAACCGCGTGAGGAGCCGCATCTCCAACCTGAAGGACTCCAAAAATCCCGAGCTGAAAAAGAACGTGCTGTGTGGGGCCATCACCCCTGAGCAGATTGCTGTGATGACCTCGGAG gaaatggCCAGTAATGAGCTGAAAGAGATCAGGAAAGCCATGACAAAAGAAGCAATCCGGGAGCATCAGATGGCCAAGACAGGAGGGACACAGACTGACCTCTTCACCTGTGGGAAATGCAAGAAGAAGAACTGCACCTACACCCAG GTGCAGACCCGCAGCTCCGATGAGCCCATGACCACCTTCGTCGTGTGCAATGAGTGTGGGAATCGCTGGAAGGTAGCACACCAGGGCTGTTACTGGCACTGA
- the SOX18 gene encoding transcription factor SOX-18, with amino-acid sequence MNISESNYCREEISQPRGDCSWVTAAVPAAEPGLAFPRPPGAASPASRTPSPEPGFAFGPGPGGAAPGAAPSRTPSPEPGYGYSPPAGRPEGKAAEDSRIRRPMNAFMVWAKDERKRLAQQNPDLHNAVLSKMLGQSWKALSASDKRPFVEEAERLRIQHLQDHPNYKYRPRRKKQAKKIKRMEPNILLHNLSQPCSDNFSMSHHGGSQPGHPQPPPLNHFRELHSMGSDIENYGLPTPEMSPLDVLEQTEPAFFPPHMQDDCNMMPFRSYHHHHQMEFPQEKCMGRDVAVPYTQTPSHLADAMRTPHPSSLYYNQMCSGTQNGLSAHLGQLSPPPEAHHMESVDHLNQTELWTDVDRNEFDQYLNMSRTRPEASGLPYHVSLSKVTPRSISCEESSLISALSDASSAVYYSPCITG; translated from the exons ATGAATATATCTGAGTCTAACTACTGCCGAGAGGAGATATCGCAACCCCGGGGCGACTGTTCATGGGTCACCGCCGCCGTGCCGGCCGCTGAGCCCGGGCTCGCCTTCCCGCGCCCCCCGGGAGCCGCCTCCCCCGCCAGCCGCACgcccagccccgagcccggcTTCGCCttcggccccggccccggcggagCGGCCCCCGGCGCGGCCCCCAGCCGCACGCCCAGCCCCGAGCCGGGCTATGGATACAGCCCCCCGGCCGGCCGCCCCGAGGGCAAGGCCGCCGAGGACTCCCGCATCCGCCGGCCCATGAACGCCTTCATGGTCTGGGCGAAGGATGAGCGCAAGCGGCTGGCGCAGCAGAACCCCGACCTGCACAACGCCGTGCTCAGCAAGATGCTGG GCCAGTCGTGGAAAGCGCTGAGCGCCAGCGACAAGCGTCCCTTCGTGGAAGAGGCAGAGCGCCTGCGAATCCAGCATCTCCAGGATCACCCCAACTACAAATACCGCCCAAGGAGAAAGAAGCAAGCCAAGAAAATCAAGAGGATGGAACCCAATATCCTCCTGCATAACCTTTCCCAGCCTTGCAGTGACAACTTCAGCATGAGTCACCATGGCGGCAGCCAgccgggccacccccagcctcccccaCTTAACCACTTCAGAGAACTCCACTCCATGGGGTCGGATATTGAAAACTATGGCTTGCCAACTCCTGAGATGTCTCCCTTGGATGTCTTGGAACAGACCGAGCCGGCGTTTTTCCCCCCGCACATGCAGGATGACTGCAACATGATGCCCTTTCGCAGCTACCACCACCATCACCAGATGGAGTTTCCCCAGGAGAAGTGCATGGGGCGGGACGTGGCCGTGCCCTACACTCAGACCCCCTCACACTTGGCCGACGCCATGAGGActccccatccctccagccTTTACTACAACCAGATGTGCTCAGGAACTCAGAACGGGCTTTCCGCCCACCTGGGCCAGCTGTCGCCCCCTCCTGAAGCCCACCACATGGAGAGCGTGGATCACTTGAACCAAACCGAGCTCTGGACAGACGTTGACCGCAATGAGTTTGACCAGTATTTGAACATGAGCAGGACTCGTCCCGAAGCCTCGGGCCTCCCTTACCATGTCTCCCTGTCCAAAGTGACTCCTAGAAGTATCTCCTGCGAGGAGAGCAGTTTGATATCTGCCCTGTCTGatgccagcagtgctgtttACTATAGCCCCTGCATCACCGGTTAG